TCTTGCGTCTTGTCCATATTTTTGAGTGTATTTCAAGTCCTGTTTGAGCAAGTTGCCCATGAAGGAACTTTCGGCACCAGTCGCCCCCTTGCGGGCTTGTAAATTACAGGCCAACGCTCACAAGCTGAGGTTGTCGGTATGAATTATACAGGTAAGCTAGGAAAGGAGTGGGTAAAATCCTCCAGAATAAAAGGAACTGTGCATTTTGCGGCATAGATATGCACAAGGAACAGCATACGGCAGTCCTTATTGACTGCTGGATGAAGAAGCTCGGAGAAATCACCTTCGAGAACAGGCCCCAAAAATTTGACGGGTTTATCCGGGAAGCCAAGAAACTAAGCGAAGATAAAACGCTCATCTTTGGTTTGGAAGATACCAGAGGGTTTGGCCGGAATCTGGCTACTTACCTGAAAGCCCATAAGTATATTGTCAAAGACATCTATCCGGCTTTGGGAAACGCTATGCGTTTAAGCAGTCCCACAGTGGAGAAAAACGATGCTTACGACGCTTTTTGTGTTGCCAGAATACTAAGGGATATGGTCGACAAGCTACCGGACACCAAGAATGAGGACATCTTTTTCACTATCCGGCAGATCGTCAAGCGGAGGGATAGCATCAAGAAACGAGGAATCATCTTGCAAAGCCAACTGCATGACGCTCTTATGTACAATTACCCGAGTTACCGGAAGTTTTTCTGTGACATTGACAGCAAAACGGCCCTTTGCTTCTGGGAGAACTATCCTTCCCCCGGATGCTTAAGCGGAATTAAACTGGAAGATTTGGCCGAAACTTTACGCAAGGCCAGCAATAACGCTTGTTCTACCAAGAAAGCACAGGCT
Above is a genomic segment from Dehalobacter sp. 12DCB1 containing:
- a CDS encoding IS110 family transposase, whose protein sequence is MGKILQNKRNCAFCGIDMHKEQHTAVLIDCWMKKLGEITFENRPQKFDGFIREAKKLSEDKTLIFGLEDTRGFGRNLATYLKAHKYIVKDIYPALGNAMRLSSPTVEKNDAYDAFCVARILRDMVDKLPDTKNEDIFFTIRQIVKRRDSIKKRGIILQSQLHDALMYNYPSYRKFFCDIDSKTALCFWENYPSPGCLSGIKLEDLAETLRKASNNACSTKKAQAILSLIAEDGEVKKAYQQERDFIIQGIVKEIRYLKQELTAIDTELRRLIQETGYKLQTMPGIDVITEAQIISDIGDINRFPNADKLARFAGVAPVLFSSAGKGREQRSRQGNRNLNGVLYFLAIQMIQVSRGGKARHPVFHEYYKRKLAEGKRKPQALVCIQRRVLNIIYAMMKNKTEYQAPNL